From one Streptomyces sp. SCSIO 30461 genomic stretch:
- a CDS encoding YggT family protein — MGVAVQVVYIALVCFLVVLFFRLVMDYVFQFARSWQPGKAMVVVLEATYTVTDPPLKLLRRFIPPLRLGGVALDLSFFVLMIIVYILISIVRGVGSGM, encoded by the coding sequence ATGGGCGTCGCAGTGCAGGTTGTCTACATCGCGCTGGTGTGCTTCCTCGTCGTGCTCTTCTTCCGGCTGGTCATGGACTACGTCTTCCAGTTCGCCCGATCATGGCAACCCGGGAAGGCGATGGTGGTCGTTCTCGAGGCCACCTACACTGTCACCGATCCACCGCTCAAGCTTCTGCGGCGGTTCATCCCGCCGCTGCGTTTGGGGGGCGTGGCACTCGATCTGTCCTTCTTCGTTCTGATGATCATCGTCTATATCTTGATCTCCATCGTCCGCGGGGTGGGGAGCGGGATGTGA
- a CDS encoding YggS family pyridoxal phosphate-dependent enzyme, with amino-acid sequence MSDRRTELAENLARVEERIAAACAAAGRKREEVTLIVVTKTYPASDVRLLHELGVRHVAENKDQDAAPKAAECSDLDLTWHFVGQLQTNKVRSVATYADVVQSVDRLKLVRALSAAAVREGRELGCLIQVALDAESGSAGRGGVPPGGIEELAAAVDDSPGLRLDGLMTVAPLEGPYAGRQQAAFERLMELASGVRATHPAANMVSAGMSADLEEAVAAGATHVRVGTAVLGVRPRLG; translated from the coding sequence ATGAGCGACCGCAGGACCGAACTCGCCGAGAACCTGGCGCGGGTGGAGGAGCGCATCGCCGCTGCCTGTGCCGCGGCCGGGCGTAAGCGGGAAGAGGTGACCCTCATCGTGGTCACCAAGACCTACCCGGCGAGCGACGTGCGACTGCTGCACGAGCTCGGGGTGCGGCACGTCGCCGAGAACAAGGACCAGGACGCGGCGCCGAAGGCAGCCGAGTGTTCCGATCTCGACCTCACCTGGCATTTCGTGGGGCAGCTCCAGACCAACAAGGTCCGATCGGTGGCGACTTATGCCGATGTTGTGCAGTCGGTCGACCGCTTGAAGCTCGTTCGGGCACTGTCCGCCGCGGCGGTGCGCGAGGGGCGCGAACTGGGCTGCCTGATCCAGGTCGCCCTCGATGCCGAGTCCGGTTCGGCCGGCCGCGGTGGTGTTCCGCCCGGCGGGATCGAGGAGTTGGCGGCGGCGGTCGACGACTCGCCCGGGCTCAGGCTCGACGGGCTGATGACCGTCGCGCCTCTGGAGGGCCCCTATGCCGGGCGTCAACAGGCCGCCTTCGAGCGGCTTATGGAATTGGCATCGGGCGTGCGCGCGACTCATCCTGCTGCGAACATGGTGTCAGCAGGGATGAGTGCGGACCTCGAAGAGGCCGTGGCGGCCGGAGCGACACATGTGCGCGTCGGTACGGCGGTACTCGGAGTCCGACCTCGGCTCGGGTAA
- a CDS encoding cell division protein SepF — protein sequence MAGAMRKMAVYLGLVEDDGYDGRGFDPDDDFEPEMEPEPERDRRRHQPPHQMERDEPVRAVQPPAPREPVAHSAPPAESGRPARIAPVASITPERPNLEKNAPVIMPKVVSEREPYRITTLHPRTYNEARTIGEHFREGTPVIMNLTEMDDTDAKRLVDFAAGLVFGLHGSIERVTQKVFLLSPANVDVTAEDKARIAEGGFFNQS from the coding sequence ATGGCCGGCGCGATGCGCAAGATGGCGGTCTACCTCGGCCTCGTGGAGGACGATGGGTACGACGGCCGGGGTTTCGATCCCGACGACGACTTCGAACCCGAGATGGAGCCGGAGCCCGAGCGGGACCGGCGCCGGCACCAGCCCCCGCACCAGATGGAACGGGACGAGCCGGTGCGTGCGGTGCAGCCGCCCGCGCCCCGTGAGCCGGTGGCCCATTCGGCGCCGCCTGCAGAATCCGGACGTCCGGCACGAATCGCCCCCGTGGCATCCATCACACCTGAACGTCCGAATCTGGAGAAGAACGCCCCCGTGATCATGCCCAAGGTTGTGTCCGAGCGGGAGCCCTACCGCATCACGACGCTGCACCCGCGGACCTACAACGAGGCCCGTACCATCGGGGAACACTTCCGCGAGGGCACGCCTGTGATCATGAACCTCACGGAGATGGACGACACCGACGCAAAGCGACTTGTCGACTTTGCCGCGGGACTCGTCTTCGGTCTCCATGGCAGCATTGAGCGAGTGACGCAGAAGGTGTTCCTGCTGTCGCCTGCTAACGTCGATGTCACGGCGGAGGACAAGGCCCGCATCGCAGAGGGCGGGTTCTTCAATCAGAGCTGA
- a CDS encoding DivIVA domain-containing protein, whose translation MPLTPEDVRNKQFTTVRLREGYDEDEVDAFLDEVEAELTRLLRENEDLRAKLAAATRAAAQNQQQGMRKPPEPQDGRGPGAPVPAAISGPPVQQQPPQMGPPQLPGGAPQLPAGPMQGGPQGPNPMGPGPMQGGPMGGPMQGGPMQGGPMGGPMGGPMGGPGQGPGGDSAARVLSLAQQTADQAIAEARSEANKIVGEARSRAEGLERDARAKADALERDAQEKHRVAMGSLESARATLERKVEDLRGFEREYRTRLKSYLESQLRQLETQADDSLAPPRTPATASLPPSPAPSMAPAGAGAPSYGGQQTMGGHGPSPAAPSYGGQQQMSPAMTQPMAPVRPQGPQPMQQAPSPMRGFLIDEDDN comes from the coding sequence ATGCCGTTGACCCCCGAGGACGTGCGGAACAAGCAGTTCACGACCGTCCGCCTCCGAGAAGGCTATGACGAGGACGAGGTCGATGCCTTTCTTGACGAGGTCGAAGCCGAGCTGACCCGTCTGCTCCGCGAGAACGAGGACCTGCGCGCCAAGCTGGCGGCGGCGACCCGTGCCGCGGCGCAGAACCAGCAGCAGGGCATGCGCAAACCCCCGGAGCCGCAGGACGGCCGAGGTCCCGGGGCTCCCGTGCCCGCTGCCATATCGGGACCGCCGGTCCAGCAGCAGCCCCCGCAGATGGGTCCCCCCCAGCTGCCCGGTGGTGCTCCCCAGCTGCCGGCCGGTCCGATGCAGGGCGGTCCCCAGGGCCCCAACCCGATGGGTCCCGGTCCGATGCAGGGTGGCCCGATGGGCGGCCCCATGCAGGGCGGCCCCATGCAGGGTGGCCCGATGGGTGGCCCCATGGGCGGTCCGATGGGTGGTCCCGGTCAGGGCCCGGGCGGCGACAGCGCCGCGCGGGTGCTCTCGCTGGCCCAGCAGACGGCCGACCAGGCCATCGCCGAGGCTCGCTCCGAGGCCAACAAGATCGTCGGTGAGGCGCGTTCGCGCGCCGAGGGCCTGGAGCGCGACGCCCGCGCCAAAGCCGACGCGCTGGAGCGGGACGCACAGGAGAAGCACCGCGTCGCGATGGGCTCCCTCGAGTCCGCCCGCGCCACGCTTGAGCGCAAGGTCGAGGACCTGCGCGGCTTCGAGCGCGAGTACCGCACCCGGCTGAAGTCTTACCTGGAGAGCCAGCTGCGCCAGCTGGAGACCCAGGCAGATGACTCCCTGGCTCCGCCGCGTACCCCCGCGACCGCCTCGCTGCCCCCGTCCCCGGCGCCCTCCATGGCCCCCGCCGGAGCCGGTGCCCCGTCCTACGGCGGCCAGCAGACGATGGGCGGCCACGGACCTTCGCCGGCGGCCCCGTCCTACGGCGGCCAGCAGCAGATGTCCCCGGCGATGACCCAGCCGATGGCACCGGTGCGGCCCCAGGGCCCGCAGCCGATGCAGCAGGCGCCCTCGCCGATGCGGGGCTTCCTCATCGACGAGGACGACAACTGA
- the murG gene encoding undecaprenyldiphospho-muramoylpentapeptide beta-N-acetylglucosaminyltransferase produces MHVVLAGGGTAGHIEPALALADALRRQDPTVGITALGTERGLETRLVPERGYELALIPAVPLPRKPTPELITVPGRLRGTIKAAEQILERTKADCVVGFGGYVALPGYLAAKRLGVPIVVHEANARPGLANKIGSRYAAGVAVSTPDSKLRDARYIGIPLRRSIATLDRARMRPEARAAFGLDPNLPTLLVSGGSQGARRLNEVVQQVAPLLQRSGIQILHAVGPKNELPRVDNMPGMPPYIPVPYLDRMDLAYAAADMMLCRAGAMTVAELSAVGLPAAYVPLPIGNGEQRLNAQPVVKAGGGLLVDDAELSPQWVQGNVLPVLADPHRLYEMSRAAAEFGRRDADDLLVGMVYEAIAARARR; encoded by the coding sequence GTGCATGTCGTACTCGCCGGCGGGGGGACCGCCGGCCACATCGAGCCCGCGCTCGCCCTCGCGGACGCCCTGCGCAGGCAGGACCCGACCGTGGGCATCACAGCACTCGGCACTGAGCGGGGTCTGGAGACCAGGCTCGTCCCCGAGCGCGGCTATGAACTGGCCCTCATCCCCGCGGTGCCGCTGCCGCGCAAGCCCACGCCCGAACTGATCACGGTTCCCGGGCGGCTGCGCGGCACCATCAAGGCCGCCGAGCAGATCCTGGAGCGCACCAAGGCCGACTGCGTCGTCGGATTCGGCGGCTATGTCGCACTGCCCGGCTATCTCGCGGCCAAGCGGCTCGGTGTGCCGATCGTCGTCCACGAGGCCAACGCCCGTCCGGGTCTGGCCAACAAGATCGGCTCCCGCTACGCGGCCGGTGTGGCGGTCTCCACCCCGGACAGCAAGCTGCGCGACGCCCGCTACATCGGCATCCCGCTGCGCCGCTCCATCGCGACCCTGGACCGGGCGCGGATGCGCCCCGAGGCCCGCGCCGCCTTCGGGCTCGACCCCAACCTGCCGACACTGCTGGTCTCCGGCGGGTCCCAGGGAGCTCGGCGGCTCAACGAGGTGGTCCAGCAGGTCGCTCCGCTGCTCCAGCGCTCCGGAATCCAGATCCTGCACGCGGTCGGCCCCAAGAACGAACTGCCGCGCGTGGACAACATGCCCGGAATGCCGCCCTACATCCCGGTACCGTATCTGGACCGGATGGATCTTGCGTATGCCGCGGCAGACATGATGCTGTGCCGCGCGGGCGCCATGACCGTCGCCGAGCTTTCCGCCGTCGGGCTGCCCGCCGCGTACGTACCGCTGCCGATCGGCAACGGCGAACAGCGGCTCAACGCCCAACCGGTGGTGAAGGCCGGTGGCGGACTCCTGGTGGACGATGCCGAACTGAGCCCGCAGTGGGTCCAGGGGAATGTGCTCCCGGTGCTGGCGGATCCGCACCGGTTGTACGAGATGTCTCGCGCCGCCGCGGAGTTCGGGCGCCGGGATGCAGACGATCTGCTTGTCGGAATGGTCTACGAAGCGATTGCCGCCAGGGCGCGCCGCTAA
- a CDS encoding FtsQ-type POTRA domain-containing protein — protein MAGPTTAERGAGKQNGQSPSGRSGRSGRSGRSGRSGRQGRSGSSGSSKGAPGRSRSRVFRLRMMLSVSALVVLSGAGVWLLYGSSWLRTDEVRVSGAAVLTPREVERAAAVPIGSPLVSVDLEAIEARLRRELPRIDSVQAVRSWPHGIELTVVERKPVLLVEEGGKFVELDSQGVRFSTVDTAPEGLPLLELTAVQPSSLRRFGERRLVREAVLATSALPRATAKALRSVEISSYDSITLKLTRGRTVLWGSGDDGEAKARALTALLKAQPDARRFDVSAPTAPAAAGS, from the coding sequence ATGGCCGGACCGACGACCGCCGAACGCGGTGCGGGCAAGCAGAACGGCCAGTCTCCGTCCGGTCGGTCCGGTCGGTCCGGTCGGTCCGGTCGGTCCGGTCGGTCCGGTCGCCAGGGCCGGTCGGGTTCGTCGGGTTCGTCAAAGGGGGCTCCCGGTCGCAGTCGGTCCCGGGTGTTCCGGCTGCGGATGATGCTGTCCGTGTCGGCGCTGGTCGTCCTCTCGGGCGCGGGGGTCTGGCTGCTGTACGGCTCCTCCTGGCTGCGCACCGATGAGGTCCGGGTCTCCGGCGCGGCGGTGCTCACCCCGCGCGAGGTCGAGCGAGCCGCGGCCGTTCCGATCGGATCGCCACTGGTCTCGGTCGATCTGGAGGCCATCGAGGCGCGGTTGCGCCGGGAACTGCCGCGGATCGACTCGGTCCAGGCGGTCCGCTCCTGGCCGCACGGGATCGAATTGACCGTGGTGGAGCGAAAGCCTGTGCTTCTTGTCGAAGAGGGCGGGAAGTTTGTCGAGTTGGACTCACAGGGAGTGCGGTTCTCGACCGTCGACACCGCCCCCGAAGGTCTGCCCCTGCTGGAGCTGACTGCCGTCCAGCCCTCCAGCCTGCGTCGCTTCGGGGAACGGCGACTGGTGCGGGAGGCGGTCCTGGCCACTTCCGCGCTTCCGCGGGCCACCGCAAAGGCGCTGCGTTCTGTGGAAATCAGTTCGTATGACTCCATCACCCTGAAGTTGACGCGGGGCAGAACGGTGCTGTGGGGCAGCGGTGACGACGGCGAGGCCAAGGCGCGGGCGCTTACCGCACTGCTGAAAGCGCAGCCGGATGCCCGGCGCTTCGATGTCAGTGCCCCGACGGCCCCTGCGGCTGCGGGGAGTTGA
- the ftsW gene encoding putative lipid II flippase FtsW, which produces MPRGSSVRSPARGRPAARRAATSRGSGSGGPPAGGPRRIIEQVRRAWDRPLTAYYVILGAGLLITGLGLVMVYSASMITALTYSLAPSYFFRKQFVAALIGTVLLLVASRMPSRLHRALAYPLLIGSVFLMVLVQIPGIGRSVNGNQNWIYLGGPFQLQPSEFAKLALLLWGADLLARKQDRRLLTQWKHLLVPLVPVAFILLGLIMLGGDMGTSIVLTAILFGLLWLAGAPTRLFTGVLAVAVVIGAVLIKTSPNRMDRFQCVGATDPGPGDICWQAVHGIYALASGGWFGSGIGASVEKWGQLPEAHTDFIFAITGEELGLAGTLSVLTLFAALGYAGIRVAGRTEDPFVRYAAGGATTWITAQAVINIGAVLGLLPIAGVPLPLFSYGGSALLPTMFAVGLLIAFAREDPAAKAALAVRGSGVRWKTMRRRTTKRPSGER; this is translated from the coding sequence CTGCCGCGCGGCAGCTCCGTGCGGAGCCCGGCGCGTGGCCGTCCCGCCGCGCGCCGCGCGGCGACGAGCCGTGGCAGCGGCTCCGGAGGACCACCTGCGGGCGGGCCCCGGCGGATCATCGAGCAGGTGCGACGAGCCTGGGACAGACCCCTCACCGCGTACTACGTGATCCTCGGCGCCGGGCTGCTGATCACCGGGCTCGGCCTGGTGATGGTCTACTCCGCCTCGATGATCACGGCGCTGACGTACTCACTCGCCCCCTCGTACTTCTTCCGCAAGCAGTTCGTGGCTGCGCTCATCGGCACCGTGCTGCTGCTGGTCGCGTCCCGGATGCCGTCCCGGCTCCACCGGGCGCTCGCCTACCCCCTGCTCATCGGCAGTGTGTTCCTGATGGTGCTGGTGCAGATCCCGGGGATAGGGCGTTCCGTCAACGGCAACCAGAACTGGATCTACCTCGGCGGTCCCTTCCAGCTCCAGCCCAGTGAGTTCGCCAAACTCGCCCTGCTCCTCTGGGGAGCCGACCTCCTCGCCCGCAAACAGGACAGACGCCTGCTCACCCAGTGGAAGCACCTGCTGGTGCCGCTGGTGCCGGTGGCCTTCATACTGCTGGGGCTGATCATGCTCGGCGGGGACATGGGCACCTCGATCGTCCTCACCGCGATCCTCTTCGGGCTGCTCTGGCTGGCCGGGGCACCCACCAGACTGTTCACCGGAGTGCTCGCCGTAGCCGTGGTGATCGGCGCCGTGCTGATCAAGACCAGTCCCAACCGGATGGACCGCTTCCAGTGCGTCGGCGCCACCGACCCGGGCCCCGGGGACATCTGCTGGCAGGCGGTCCACGGGATCTACGCGCTCGCGTCCGGCGGATGGTTCGGTTCCGGCATCGGCGCGAGTGTGGAAAAATGGGGTCAACTACCCGAAGCGCACACCGACTTCATCTTCGCTATCACCGGGGAGGAGCTGGGGCTGGCGGGGACGCTGTCGGTGCTCACTCTCTTCGCGGCTCTAGGCTATGCGGGTATCCGCGTGGCCGGACGCACGGAGGATCCCTTCGTGAGGTACGCCGCGGGAGGAGCGACCACCTGGATCACGGCTCAGGCCGTGATCAACATCGGTGCGGTGCTCGGTCTGCTGCCGATCGCCGGAGTCCCCCTCCCGCTGTTCTCTTACGGGGGCTCCGCCCTGCTGCCGACCATGTTCGCTGTGGGGCTGCTGATCGCGTTCGCGCGTGAGGACCCCGCCGCGAAGGCGGCCTTGGCCGTTCGCGGGTCCGGGGTGAGATGGAAGACGATGAGACGGCGCACGACGAAGCGTCCGTCCGGAGAGCGGTGA
- the ftsZ gene encoding cell division protein FtsZ, which produces MAAPQNYLAVIKVIGVGGGGVNAINRMIEVGLKGVEFIAINTDAQALLMSDADVKLDVGRELTRGLGAGANPAVGRKAAEDHREEIEEVLKGADMVFVTAGEGGGTGTGGAPVVANIARSLGALTIGVVTRPFTFEGRRRANQAEDGIAELREEVDTLIVIPNDRLLSISDRQVSVLDAFKSADQVLLSGVQGITDLITTPGLINLDFADVKSVMSEAGSALMGIGSARGDDRAVAAAEMAISSPLLEASIDGARGVLLSISGGSDLGLFEINEAAQLVSEAAHPEANIIFGAVIDDALGDEVRVTVIAAGFDGGQPPARRDNVIGSTAVKREEPAPPARPEPRSIGGLGAVPPREEQAAPAEPAPVAGDSSLSGGSVPQVPPARPYDSQAEELDVPDFLK; this is translated from the coding sequence GTGGCAGCACCGCAGAACTACCTCGCAGTCATCAAGGTCATCGGTGTCGGCGGCGGTGGTGTGAATGCCATCAACCGGATGATCGAGGTCGGCCTCAAGGGCGTCGAGTTCATCGCGATCAACACCGACGCACAGGCGCTGCTGATGAGCGACGCCGACGTCAAGCTCGATGTCGGCCGCGAGCTCACCCGCGGCCTCGGCGCCGGAGCCAACCCGGCCGTCGGCCGCAAGGCGGCAGAGGACCACCGAGAGGAGATCGAGGAGGTCCTCAAGGGGGCCGACATGGTCTTCGTCACCGCCGGCGAAGGCGGCGGCACCGGTACCGGCGGCGCGCCCGTCGTGGCCAACATCGCCCGCTCGCTGGGCGCCCTGACCATCGGCGTGGTCACTCGGCCGTTCACCTTCGAGGGCCGGCGCCGAGCCAACCAGGCAGAGGACGGCATCGCCGAGCTCCGCGAAGAGGTCGACACCCTCATCGTGATCCCGAACGACCGCCTGCTGTCCATCTCGGACCGCCAGGTCAGCGTGCTCGACGCGTTCAAGTCGGCCGACCAGGTCCTGCTCTCTGGCGTCCAGGGCATCACCGACCTGATCACCACACCGGGTCTGATCAACCTGGACTTCGCCGACGTCAAGTCGGTCATGTCCGAGGCCGGATCGGCCCTCATGGGCATCGGTTCCGCCCGTGGCGACGACCGCGCGGTGGCCGCGGCCGAGATGGCGATCTCCTCGCCGCTGCTGGAGGCGTCCATCGACGGCGCCCGCGGTGTGCTGCTCTCCATCTCCGGTGGCTCGGACCTGGGTCTCTTCGAGATCAACGAGGCGGCCCAGCTGGTCAGCGAGGCCGCCCACCCCGAAGCCAACATCATCTTCGGCGCCGTCATCGATGACGCCCTCGGTGACGAGGTGCGGGTCACCGTCATCGCGGCCGGCTTCGACGGCGGCCAGCCCCCGGCCCGCCGGGACAACGTGATCGGCTCGACCGCAGTCAAGCGCGAGGAGCCCGCGCCCCCGGCCCGCCCGGAGCCCCGCTCCATCGGCGGCCTCGGCGCGGTGCCCCCGCGGGAGGAGCAGGCGGCCCCCGCCGAGCCGGCTCCGGTCGCGGGCGACAGCTCGCTCTCCGGCGGTTCCGTACCGCAGGTCCCCCCGGCGCGTCCGTACGACAGCCAGGCCGAAGAGCTGGATGTCCCGGATTTCCTGAAGTGA
- the murD gene encoding UDP-N-acetylmuramoyl-L-alanine--D-glutamate ligase, with protein sequence MSTRDWQGKHVTVAGLGVSGIPAARVLHGLGAVVTVVNDGDDAGARAQAAQLEAEGIAVRLGDGATLPEGTGLVVTAPGWKPDKPLFTAAADAGVEVWGDVELAWRLRGLDGREAAPWLAVTGTNGKTTTVRMLASILEAAGLRTAAVGNIGVSLLDAVLGEDKYDVLAVELSSYQLHWAPSLRAHSAAVLNLAPDHLDWHGSMAAYAADKGRIYEGNTVACVYNAADPATEDLVREADVVEGCRAIGFTLGAPGPSQLGVVDGILVDRAFVENRQKHAQELAEVSDVNPPAPHNIANALAAAALARAFGVAPAAVRDGLRAFRPDAHRIEHVADVAGVAYVDDSKATNTHAAEASLAAYDPIVWIAGGLAKGAEFDELVRVSAQRLRAVVLMGADRVLVAEALARHAPEVPVVDIDRTDTGAMAAAVREAAGLAQPGDTVLLAPACASMDMFTNYNERGEAFADAVRTLAAEHA encoded by the coding sequence GTGAGTACGCGGGACTGGCAGGGCAAGCACGTCACCGTCGCCGGGCTCGGCGTGAGCGGCATTCCGGCCGCACGCGTCCTGCACGGCCTGGGCGCGGTCGTCACGGTCGTCAACGACGGTGACGACGCGGGTGCGCGTGCGCAGGCCGCGCAACTGGAGGCGGAGGGCATCGCCGTCCGCCTCGGCGACGGGGCCACCCTGCCGGAGGGCACCGGGCTGGTCGTCACCGCGCCCGGCTGGAAGCCCGACAAACCGCTGTTCACCGCAGCCGCCGATGCGGGCGTGGAGGTCTGGGGCGATGTGGAGCTGGCCTGGCGGCTTCGCGGCCTGGACGGCAGGGAAGCGGCGCCTTGGCTCGCGGTCACCGGCACCAACGGCAAGACCACGACCGTGCGGATGCTGGCCTCCATCCTGGAGGCGGCCGGTCTGAGGACGGCGGCCGTCGGCAACATCGGCGTCTCGCTGCTGGACGCCGTCCTGGGCGAGGACAAGTACGACGTGCTGGCCGTCGAGCTCTCCAGCTACCAGCTGCACTGGGCTCCCTCGCTGCGCGCCCACTCCGCCGCCGTGCTCAACCTGGCGCCCGACCACCTCGACTGGCACGGCTCGATGGCGGCCTACGCGGCAGACAAGGGCCGGATCTACGAGGGCAACACGGTCGCCTGCGTCTACAACGCCGCCGACCCCGCCACCGAGGACCTGGTGCGCGAGGCCGACGTGGTGGAGGGCTGCCGTGCGATCGGTTTCACCCTCGGTGCCCCCGGACCCTCCCAACTCGGTGTGGTGGACGGCATCCTCGTGGACCGCGCGTTCGTCGAGAACCGGCAGAAGCACGCCCAGGAACTGGCCGAGGTCTCCGACGTCAACCCGCCGGCGCCGCACAACATCGCCAACGCGCTGGCTGCGGCGGCCCTCGCCCGCGCCTTCGGCGTCGCCCCCGCGGCGGTAAGGGACGGGCTGCGTGCCTTCCGCCCCGACGCCCACCGCATCGAGCATGTGGCGGATGTGGCGGGCGTCGCCTACGTCGACGACTCCAAGGCCACCAACACGCATGCCGCCGAGGCTTCCTTGGCGGCATACGACCCGATCGTATGGATCGCGGGCGGGCTGGCGAAGGGCGCGGAGTTCGACGAACTGGTCCGGGTGTCCGCGCAGCGGCTGCGAGCCGTCGTGCTCATGGGCGCCGATCGCGTGCTGGTCGCCGAAGCGCTGGCGCGACACGCCCCCGAGGTCCCGGTGGTCGACATCGACCGGACCGACACTGGTGCGATGGCCGCGGCGGTCCGCGAAGCGGCGGGGCTCGCGCAGCCGGGTGACACGGTCCTGCTGGCTCCCGCCTGTGCCTCGATGGACATGTTCACCAACTACAACGAGCGGGGCGAGGCCTTCGCGGACGCCGTCCGGACACTCGCCGCCGAACACGCCTGA
- the pgeF gene encoding peptidoglycan editing factor PgeF: protein MGGAHFAFTDRWGGVSAAPYGELNLGGAVGDDPVAVRTNRELAAHALGLEPEHVVWMNQVHGRDVAVVDGPWVTAGAASAGDVPAVDAVVTARRGLALAVLTADCTPVLLADPVAGVVGAAHAGRPGMVAGVVPAAVAAMIELGAAPDRIVARTGPAVCGRCYEVPETMRAEVAAVVPEAWSRTSWGTPAVDVTAGVHAQLAALGVRDRRASPICTRESGDHYSYRRDRTTGRLAGYVWLAAEGGGREER, encoded by the coding sequence GTGGGCGGCGCCCACTTCGCCTTCACCGACAGGTGGGGCGGAGTGAGCGCCGCTCCGTACGGGGAGCTCAATCTCGGCGGCGCGGTCGGCGATGACCCCGTCGCCGTTCGCACGAACCGCGAGCTGGCCGCCCATGCGCTCGGTCTCGAACCGGAGCACGTGGTCTGGATGAACCAGGTACACGGCCGTGATGTCGCCGTGGTCGACGGCCCCTGGGTGACGGCGGGCGCCGCGTCCGCCGGGGACGTCCCTGCGGTGGACGCGGTGGTGACCGCACGGCGCGGGCTCGCACTGGCGGTGCTCACAGCCGACTGCACACCGGTTCTGCTCGCCGACCCCGTCGCCGGAGTGGTCGGCGCGGCACACGCGGGGCGTCCCGGGATGGTCGCGGGGGTCGTGCCCGCCGCGGTCGCGGCCATGATCGAGCTCGGGGCCGCCCCGGACCGGATCGTGGCCCGCACCGGACCGGCCGTCTGCGGGCGGTGCTACGAGGTGCCCGAGACGATGCGCGCCGAGGTCGCGGCAGTGGTTCCCGAGGCGTGGTCGCGGACAAGCTGGGGCACTCCCGCCGTGGATGTCACGGCCGGGGTGCACGCCCAGCTCGCGGCTCTCGGCGTACGGGACCGCCGGGCGTCGCCGATCTGCACACGGGAGTCGGGCGATCACTACTCGTATCGCCGCGACCGCACCACCGGCCGGCTCGCCGGCTATGTCTGGCTGGCGGCCGAAGGCGGCGGAAGAGAAGAGCGATGA